In Vigna angularis cultivar LongXiaoDou No.4 chromosome 8, ASM1680809v1, whole genome shotgun sequence, one DNA window encodes the following:
- the LOC108345763 gene encoding auxin efflux carrier component 1-like, with amino-acid sequence MITLLDFYHVMTAMVPLYVAMILAYGSVKWWKIFSPDQCSGINRFVALFAVPLLSFHFIASNNPYKMNLRFLAADTLQKIIILILLAIWSNFTKRGCLEWTITLFSLSTLPNTLVMGIPLLKGMYGEFSGSLMVQIVVLQCIIWYTLMLFMFEFRGARMLISEQFPDTAGSIVSIHVDSDVMSLDGRQPLETEAEIKEDGKLHVTVRKSNASRSDIFSRRSQGLSSTTPRPSNLTNAEIYSLQSSRNPTPRGSSFNHTDFYSMMAAGGRNSNFGASDVYGLSASRGPTPRPSNYDEDGGKPKFHYHAGGTGHYPAPNPGMFSPSNGSKSVAAANANANAKKPNGQAQLKPEDGNRDLHMFVWSSSASPVSDVFGGHEYGGHDQKEVKLNVSPGKVENHRDTQEDYLEKDEFSFGNRGMEREMNQHEGDKVGDGKPKTMPPASVMTRLILIMVWRKLIRNPNTYSSLIGLTWSLVSFRWNVEMPAIIAKSISILSDAGLGMAMFSLGLFMALQPRIIACGNSIAAFAMAVRFLTGPAVMAAASIAVGLKGVLLHVAIVQAALPQGIVPFVFAKEYNVHPDILSTAVIFGMLIALPITLVYYILMGL; translated from the exons ATGATCACCTTACTAGACTTCTACCATGTCATGACTGCAATGGTGCCACTCTATGTGGCTATGATACTAGCCTATGGCTCCGTTAAGTGGTGGAAGATTTTCTCCCCTGACCAATGTTCTGGCATCAACCGTTTTGTGGCACTCTTTGCAGTGCCTCTTCTCTCCTTCCACTTCATAGCATCAAACAACCCTTACAAGATGAACCTTAGGTTCCTGGCTGCTGACACCCTTCAGAAGATCATCATACTAATCCTTCTTGCCATCTGGAGCAACTTCACCAAAAGGGGTTGCTTGGAGTGGACcataactttgttctccctCTCCACCCTCCCCAACACCTTGGTCATGGGCATCCCTTTGCTCAAAGGTATGTATGGTGAGTTCTCTGGGAGCCTCATGGTTCAGATTGTGGTCCTTCAGTGCATCATTTGGTACACCTTGATGCTGTTCATGTTTGAGTTCAGGGGTGCCAGAATGCTTATCTCTGAGCAGTTCCCTGACACTGCTGGCTCCATTGTCTCCATCCATGTCGACTCTGATGTCATGTCATTGGATGGACGGCAACCGCTTGAGACTGAAGCTGAGATCAAAGAAGATGGGAAACTCCATGTCACTGTGAGGAAATCCAATGCCTCAAGATCAGACATCTTCTCTAGAAGGTCTCAGGGTCTCTCTTCCACCACTCCACGCCCTTCTAACCTCACAAATGCAGAGATATACTCTTTGCAGTCTTCTAGGAACCCAACTCCAAGAGGCTCTAGCTTCAACCACACTGACTTCTACTCCATGATGGCTGCCGGTGGCAGAAACTCCAACTTTGGAGCCTCCGATGTTTATGGTCTTTCCGCTTCAAGAGGGCCAACTCCAAGGCCTTCTAACTACGATGAAGATGGTGGAAAGCCAAAGTTTCATTACCATGCCGGTGGAACCGGACACTACCCTGCACCAAACCCTGGCATGTTCTCTCCCTCTAATGGCTCCAAAAGTGTTGCTGCTGCTAATGCTAATGCTAATGCCAAGAAGCCTAATGGGCAGGCTCAGCTGAAGCCTGAGGATGGAAATAGGGACCTTCATATGTTTGTTTGGAGTTCAAGCGCTTCACCGGTTTCTGATGTTTTTGGTGGCCATGAGTATGGAGGTCATGATCAGAAAGAAGTCAAATTGAATGTATCTCCAGGAAAAG TGGAGAATCATAGAGACACTCAGGAGGACTACCTGGAGAAAGATGAGTTCAGCTTTGGGAATAGAGGAATGGAGAGGGAGATGAATCAGCACGAGGGTGATAAAGTTGGAGATGGGAAGCCAAAAACCATGCCTCCTGCAAGTGTGATGACAAGACTTATATTGATTATGGTGTGGAGAAAACTCATCAGAAACCCCAACACCTACTCTAGTCTAATTGGCCTCACTTGGTCTCTTGTTTCATTCAG GTGGAATGTTGAGATGCCTGCCATAATAGCAAAGTCTATCTCCATATTGTCAGATGCAGGGCTTGGCATGGCCATGTTCAGTCTTG GTCTCTTCATGGCTTTGCAACCGAGGATCATAGCATGTGGAAATTCCATAGCAGCTTTTGCCATGGCTGTGAGATTCCTTACAGGTCCAGCTGTCATGGCAGCTGCTTCCATTGCTGTTGGACTCAAAGGTGTTCTCTTACACGTTGCCATTGTTCAg GCAGCTCTTCCGCAAGGAATTGTCCCATTTGTCTTTGCTAAGGAATATAATGTACATCCTGATATTCTCAGCACAGC TGTTATTTTTGGGATGTTGATTGCGTTGCCCATAACTCTGGTGTACTACATTTTGATGGGGTTGTGA
- the LOC108344014 gene encoding uncharacterized protein LOC108344014, which yields MVEFKWEVGTYFAEKQDILKAIKSYALDNGRNIKFVKNDKQRMRFKCVGAKGKCPWRLYCGYMKAVKTWQLRTMLNNHTCSREFNLKLIDVKWLSKKIQKTIRDNPIIKGKDIREKVQRKWNIGISRCMAYRAKNIATEQIDGSFKEQYKRLYDYAHELLAKNPGSTVKLNVEDVGGEVVFKRFYVCLKACKDNFMSCRPIIGLDGAFLKGKYGGELLTTVGRDGNEKMLPIAYCVVEVENKDSWRWFLELLVDDLGGAEICSSFTFISDHQKGLLHAIDELLPRVDQRFCVRHMYANFRKKYHGKNLKRLMYWSRSRFTERAKCDTLVNNMSEGFNSVLVSTRSKPIITLLEKIRLYLMQRWAKNSWSGNKLFEVRHMSNNGDKFVVNIDDSSCTCRTWMMTGIPCCHSLAAMKFLNIDGEQFIDSCYMKSRYEETYSTIIYPINGANMWNITSYPDVSPPHKRVLPGRPKRKRRLEQWEMRKDESRMTKSGLRKRCGICR from the exons ATGGTTGAGTTTAAGTGGGAAGTTGGGACATATTTTGCTGAAAAGCAAGACATTTTGAAGGCTATAAAAAGTTATGCGTTGGATAATGGAAGAAATATTAAGTTTGTTAAGAATGATAAACAAAGAATGAGGTTCAAGTGTGTGGGTGCAAAAGGTAAATGCCCATGGAGGTTATATTGTGGTTATATGAAGGCAGTCAAAACATGGCAATTGAGAACAATGCTGAACAACCATACCTGCAGCAGGGAGTTCAACCTTAAATTAATTGATGTCAAGTGGTTGAGCAAGAAGATACAGAAAACTATTAGAGATAATCCTATAATTAAGGGTAAAGATATAAGGGAAAAAGTTCAAAGGAAATGGAACATTGGTATTTCAAGGTGTATGGCCTATAGGGCCAAAAACATAGCAACAGAGCAAATTGATGGCTCTTTCAAAGAACAGTATAAAAGGTTATATGATTATGCCCATGAGTTGCTGGCCAAAAATCCAGGGTCAACAGTGAAACTAAATGTTGAGGATGTGGGGGGTGAAGTCGTTTTCAAGAGATTTTATGTATGTTTAAAGGCTTGCAAAGACAATTTTATGTCATGCAGGCCAATTATTGGTTTAGATGGAGCATTTTTGAAAGGTAAGTACGGTGGTGAGTTGCTAACAACTGTGGGCCGAGATGGGAATGAGAAGATGTTGCCAATTGCATACTGTGTTGTTGAAGTTGAGAACAAGGATTCATGGAGGTGGTTCTTGGAACTATTGGTAGATGACCTTGGAGGGGCTGAAATTTGTTCTTCATTTACCTTCATATCAGACCATCAAAAG GGTCTACTTCATGCAATAGATGAATTGCTTCCTAGAGTTGACCAAAGGTTTTGTGTGAGGCATATGTATGCCAACTTCAGGAAGAAATATCATGGTAAAAACCTGAAGCGTTTAAT GTATTGGTCAAGATCAAGGTTCACTGAAAGAGCTAAATGTGACACCTTAGTAAACAATATGAGTGAGGGCTTCAACAGTGTCCTCGTTTCTACTAGGAGTAAACCCATAATTACTTTGTTGGAGAAGATACGACTTTACCTCATGCAAAGATGGGCCAAGAACAG TTGGTCAGGCAACAAGCTATTTGAAGTTCGTCACATGTCTAACAATGGAGATAAGTTTGTAGTCAACATAGATGACTCCTCATGCACATGCAGAACTTGGATGATGACTGGAATCCCCTGTTGTCATTCATTGGCTGCAATGAAGTTCCTCAACATTGATGGAGAACAATTTATTGACTCTTGCTACATGAAGTCCAGATATGAGGAGACATATTCAACAATTATATATCCCATAAATGGAGCCAACATGTGGAACATTACTTCATATCCTGATGTGTCTCCTCCACACAAAAGAGTATTGCCTGGAAGACCAAAGAGAAAACGAAGACTAGAGCAATGGGAAATGAGGAAGGATGAATCAAGAATGACCAAATCTGGCTTGCGGAAAAGATGTGGCATATGTAGATAA